A window from Plasmodium chabaudi chabaudi strain AS genome assembly, chromosome: 11 encodes these proteins:
- a CDS encoding fam-a protein has translation MNKFYIQIVLFILSIFVYANNESLATEPVPGKSKKNKSKKCYPTSEEVYETNKHLLCENHEEIKEAEKLMNEAVKHLEYHATSKDGYKICTGSYSGNIISYKKKHEDHTDVEKIKYRKDDPNKYNKTINKAWDPDTGNFLYKDLDKIKIARVYNPNLVIIQKRYKNWCFGRQRYFYALAKKVQISEDRTIIAMTSANIIDHNSSEKEYKNKIIKSANLFTTEVDSEDDIKNGKLKKTFLNIGGYLIEKKDKYVDITYIESIDGDS, from the exons atgaataaattttatattcaaatcgttttatttattttaagcATTTTCGTATATGCAAATAATGAATCCCTTGCGACTGAGCCTGTTCCAGGAAaatctaaaaaaaacaaatcaaaaaaatgttatccTAC TTCAGAAGAAGTATACGAAACAAACAAGCACTTATTGTGTGAAAATCAcgaagaaataaaagaagCGGAAAAACTTATGAACGAAGCTGTAAAACATTTAGAATATCATGCTACAAGTAAAGATggttataaaatatgcacagGATCTTATAGTGgtaatataatttcatataaaaaaaaacatgaagACCATACAGATGTTGAAAAgattaaatatagaaagGATGATCCGAATAAG tataataaaacaataaacaAGGCATGGGATCCCGATACTggcaattttttatataaagacTTGGATAAAA tAAAAATTGCTCGTGTGTACAATCCAAATTTAGTAATCATACAGAAGCGTTACAAAAATTGGTGTTTTGGCCGTCAGAGATACTTTTATGCTTTAGCCAAAAAAGTTCAA aTATCAGAAGACAGGACTATAATCGCTATGACCTCAGCAAATATAATTGATCACAACTCTTCCGagaaagaatataaaaacaaaatcatAAAAAGCGCAAATTTATTCACAACTGAAGTTGATTCTGAAgatgatattaaaaatggaaaattaaaaaaaacgttCCTTAACATAGGTGGATACCtcattgaaaaaaaagacaaataTGTTGATATCACCTATATCGAATCT aTTGATGGGGATTCGTAg
- a CDS encoding lysophospholipase, putative has translation MEEIELNNDELRSTTVNKLDGDPKIGWLCNKNGLLLKTYGWVAKKAVGIIFLIHGIKSHTRLTFMRINLQMPNNDEGLVVDTNNYYIYKDSWIEKFNQNGYSVYGIDLQGHGESQAWKNVRGDFSSFDDIVNDVIQYMNQIQDEISNENQMDDESHDIVTTKKKRLPMYIIGHSMGGGIALRILQLLGKEQKDKTNAGKSSNYKNRKAVLDKSTNINQIDNDMIEDMISDNSVKHISNKRCITNSKNDGPGTSSASISATINASTSDDHEIRYNYLDDLNIKGCVSLSGMVRLKTSRNAGNKSFKYFYLPAFSFLSCVMPHKRTSSSRYKKSEYYANICKYDKFRNSDEIKYRNISECIKATVTLNGNIKYMPNDIPLLFVHSKDDTSCSYEAAHSFYNKANVHNKKFHPLDDMNHAITIETGNEEVLKTVIDWISDVRSNCEDEIEDE, from the coding sequence ATGGAAGAAATTGAACTGAATAATGATGAGTTAAGAAGTACTACagtaaataaattagaTGGTGATCCTAAGATAGGTTGgttatgtaataaaaatggtttacttttaaaaacatatggGTGGGTAGCTAAAAAGGCTGTaggaattatatttttaatacatgGAATAAAATCCCATACTCGATTAACTTTTATGAgaataaatttacaaatgCCAAATAACGATGAAGGCTTAGTAGTAGACACTAATAAttactatatttataaagatAGTTGGattgaaaaatttaatcaAAATGGTTATTCAGTATATGGGATCGATTTGCAAGGACATGGCGAATCACAAGCATGGAAAAATGTAAGAGGTGATTTTAGTTCTTTTGATGATATAGTTAATGATGTAATACAATATATGAATCAAATTCAAGATGAAATATCGAATGAAAATCAAATGGATGACGAATCTCATGATATAGTGAccactaaaaaaaaaagacttcctatgtatattattggGCATTCGATGGGAGGAGGTATCGCTTTAAGAATATTACAATTGTTAGGGAAAGAACAAAAAGATAAAACTAATGCTGGAAAGTCAAGTAACTATAAAAATCGTAAAGCAGTGTTAGACAAATCTACTAATATTAATCAAATTGACAATGATATGATAGAAGATATGATTAGTGATAATTCTGTAAAACATATTTCGAATAAGCGCTGCATTACGAATTCTAAAAATGATGGTCCTGGTACTTCTAGTGCTAGTATCTCTGCTACGATAAATGCTAGTACTAGTGATGACCATGAAATAcgttataattatttagatgatttaaatattaaaggTTGCGTATCTTTATCTGGTATGGTGAGATTAAAAACATCACGGAATGCCGGAAACAAATCATTtaagtatttttatttacctgCATTTAGCTTCTTGTCTTGTGTTATGCCTCATAAACGAACTTCATCATCACGCTATAAAAAGTCCGAATATTATgctaatatatgtaaatatgataaatttcGAAATAgtgatgaaataaaatatagaaatatttcTGAATGTATAAAAGCAACTGTCACATTGAATggtaatattaaatatatgccaAATGATATTCCTTTACTATTTGTGCATTCAAAAGATGATACATCGTGTTCTTATGAGGCAGCAcattcattttataataaagcaAATGTtcataacaaaaaatttcatCCTCTTGATGATATGAATCATGCTATAACGATAGAGACAGGAAATGAAGAAGTTTTAAAAACAGTTATTGATTGGATTTCGGATGTAAGAAGCAATTGTGAAGACGAAATAGAagatgaataa